One part of the Rhea pennata isolate bPtePen1 chromosome 29, bPtePen1.pri, whole genome shotgun sequence genome encodes these proteins:
- the MARS1 gene encoding methionine--tRNA ligase, cytoplasmic isoform X2: MRLRLAAGGPAALKVLAAAQAAAAPVRLSWGGPAEQPLSPLCPPWVPTLELDSGTVLFSPNAICQYFFLASGEEPTDLTNQWLEWEATELQPAVLAALYAQLVQEKKGVEAVAALGKSLTYIDHSLSRKGTAYLAGDAKSVADVVVWGALFPVLQDDSRLPDELKALRTWFQSMSLSEACRKAADSVLVPKGLLEFKSYLQKQPPPCLAMERPTSNEPEEEEASERALTEEEITAAADAWARGAAALPKPWQPQKPVLPVEGMRNILITSALPYVNNVPHLGNIIGCVLSADVFARYCRLRNWNTLYVCGTDEYGTATETKAMEEGLTPQEICDKYNAIHTDIYRWFNISFDYFGRTTTPQQTTIAQDIFQRLLARGFLVQDTMEQLRCEGCQRFLADRFVEGICPYCSYEEARGDQCDKCGKLINAVELKRPQCKLCRGIPVVRPTQHLFLDLPKLEERLELWLEQSWTKGDWTPNARYITRSWIRDGLKPRCITRDLKWGTPVPLDGFRDKVFYVWFDAPIGYLSITANYTDQWERWWKNPQQVELYNFMAKDNVPFHSVVFPCSLLGADDNYTLVNHLIATEYLNYEDGKFSKSRGVGVFGDMAKDTGIPADIWRFYLLYLRPEGQDSAFSWSDLMLKNNSELLNNLGNFINRAGMFVCKFFGGTVPAMVLTPDDKRLLARVTLELRQYHQLLEKVRIRDALRCILSISRHGNQYIQVNEPWKRIKGDEEDRRRAGTVTGVAVNMASLLAVMAQPYMPGVSAAIQAQLCIPPDCFVLGHDFTCTLPAGHRVGTVSPLFQKLEHDQVEALRKRFGGGQAKLIPPTSGSHPAPALGTPLAPSDPQLIQELVEQVAKQGNHVRQLKASKAEKVLVDTEVAKLLELKKQLALAEGKSPEVPVPKGKRKK, encoded by the exons AGCAGCCGCTCTCCCCGCTGTGCCCCCCGTGGGTGCCCACCCTGGAGCTGGACAGTGGCACCGTCCTCTTCTCCCCCAACGCCATCTGCCA GTACTTCTTCCTGGCGAGCGGAGAGGAGCCGACCGACCTCACGAACCAGTGGCTTGAATGGGAAGCCACCGAGCTGCAG CCTGCTGTCTTGGCGGCCTTGTACGCCCAGCTGGtgcaagagaaaaagggagTGGAGGCGGTGGCGGCCCTGGGGAAGTCGCTGACCTACATCGACCATAGCCTGTCCAGGAAAGGCACTGCCTACCTCGCTGGG GATGCCAAGTCTGTTGCTGACGTGGTTGTGTGGGGCGCCCTGTTCCCTGTCCTGCAGGATGACTCCAGGCTGCCAG ATGAGCTCAAGGCGCTGAGGACGTGGTTCCAGAGCATGAGCCTCTCGGAGGCCTGCAGGAAAGCTGCCGACTCGGTGCTGGTGCCCAAGGGGCTGCTGGAGTTCAAGTCCTACCTACAGAAACAGCCTCCACCCTGCCTGGCCATGGAGAGACCCACCAGTAACGAGCCCGAG GAGGAAGAAGCTTCTGAGCGTGCCctgacagaggaagaaatcaCAGCCGCTgcggacgcctgggcccgcggcgctgcggcaCTGCCCAAGCCTTGGCAGCCTCAGAAACCTGT GCTGCCCGTGGAGGGCATGAGGAACATCCTGATCACCAGTGCCCTGCCCTACGTGAACAACGTGCCCCACCTCGGCAACATCATCGGCTGCGTCCTCAGTGCCGACGTGTTTGCCAG GTACTGCCGCCTGCGCAACTGGAACACGCTGTACGTGTGCGGCACGGATGAGTACGGCACGGCCACGGAGACCAAGGCGATGGAAGAGGGGCTGACGCCCCAGGAGATCTGCGACAAGTACAACGCCATCCACACTGACATCTACCGCTGGTTCAACATCTCCTTCGACTACTTTGGCCGCACCACCACGCCGCAGCAGACCAC GATTGCCCAGGACATTTTCCAGCGCCTGCTGGCACGTGGTTTCCTGGTGCAGGACACTATGGAGCAGCTGCGGTGTGAGGGGTGCCAGCGGTTCCTGGCCGACCGCTTTGTGGAGGGCATCTGCCCTTACTGCAGCTATGAGGAGGCCCGGGGGGACCAGTGTGACAAATGCGGCAAACTCATCAATGCCGTGGAGCTAAAG AGGCCACAGTGCAAGCTCTGCAGGGGTATCCCCGTGGTGAGACCCACGCAGCACCTCTTCCTGGACCTGCCCAAG CTGGAGGAGCGGCTGGAGCTGTGGCTGGAGCAGTCCTGGACCAAGGGGGACTGGACTCCCAACGCTCGCTACATCACCCGCTCCTGGATTCGAGACGGGCTGAAGCCCCGCTGTATCACCCGCGACCTCAAGTGGGGCACGCCTGTGCCCCTGGATGGCTTCCGTGACAAG GTGTTTTACGTATGGTTCGACGCTCCCATCGGCTACTTGTCCATCACGGCCAACTACACTGACCAGTGGGAGCGGTGGTGGAAGAACCCGCAGCAG GTTGAGCTGTACAACTTCATGGCCAAGGACAACGTCCCGTTCCACAGCGTTGTCTTCCCCTGCTCGCTCCTGGGGGCTGATGACAACTACACCCTGGTGAACCACCTCATCGCCACAG AGTACTTGAACTATGAGGATGGGAAGTTCTCCAAGAGCCGGGGTGTGGGGGTGTTTGGGGACATGGCCAAGGACACGGGCATCCCTGCGGACATCTGGCGCTTCTACCTGCTGTACCTGCGGCCCGAGGGGCAGGACAGCGCCTTCTCCTGGAGCGACCTCATGCTCAAGAACAACTCGGAGCTGCTGAACAACCTGGGCAACTTCATCAACAG AGCCGGGATGTTCGTGTGCAAGTTCTTTGGCGGCACAGTCCCCGCCATGGTCCTGACGCCGGACGACAAGCGCCTCTTGGCCCGCGTCACCCTGGAGCTGCGCCAGTACCAccagctgctggagaaagtcCG CATCCGCGACGCCCTCCGATGCATCCTCAGCATCTCCCGCCACGGCAATCAGTACATCCAGGTGAACGAGCCCTGGAAGCGGATCAAGGGAGATGAAGAGGACAG GCGGCGCGCGGGCACGGTGACGGGCGTGGCGGTGAACATGGCCTCCCTGCTGGCCGTCATGGCGCAGCCCTACATGCCCGGCGTCAGCGCGGCCATCCAGGCGCAGCTCTGCATCCCGCCTGACTGCTTCGTCCTGGGTCACGACTTCACCTGCACCCTGCCTGCTGGGCACCGCGTGGGCACg gtGAGCCCCCTTTTCCAGAAGCTGGAGCATGACCAGGTTGAAGCCCTGCGCAAGCGCTTTGGGGGAGGGCAG GCCAAACTGATCCCCCCTACCTCAGGGTCCCATCCAGCTCCAGCCTTAGGGACTCCCCTAGCTCCAAGTGACCCCCAGCTGATCCAGGAGCTGGTGGAGCAGGTGGCCAAGCAG GGCAACCACGTGCGGCAGCTGAAGGCCAGCAAGGCGGAGAAGGTGCTGGTGGACACAGAGGTGGCCAAACTGCTGGAGCTGAAGAAGCAGCTGGCACTGGCTGAAGGCAAGAGCCCCGAAGTCCCTGTGCCCAAGGGGAAGCGGAAGAAGTAG
- the MARS1 gene encoding methionine--tRNA ligase, cytoplasmic isoform X1, translating to MRLRLAAGGPAALKVLAAAQAAAAPVRLSWGGPAEQPLSPLCPPWVPTLELDSGTVLFSPNAICQYFFLASGEEPTDLTNQWLEWEATELQPAVLAALYAQLVQEKKGVEAVAALGKSLTYIDHSLSRKGTAYLAGDAKSVADVVVWGALFPVLQDDSRLPDELKALRTWFQSMSLSEACRKAADSVLVPKGLLEFKSYLQKQPPPCLAMERPTSNEPEEEEASERALTEEEITAAADAWARGAAALPKPWQPQKPVLPVEGMRNILITSALPYVNNVPHLGNIIGCVLSADVFARYCRLRNWNTLYVCGTDEYGTATETKAMEEGLTPQEICDKYNAIHTDIYRWFNISFDYFGRTTTPQQTTIAQDIFQRLLARGFLVQDTMEQLRCEGCQRFLADRFVEGICPYCSYEEARGDQCDKCGKLINAVELKRPQCKLCRGIPVVRPTQHLFLDLPKLEERLELWLEQSWTKGDWTPNARYITRSWIRDGLKPRCITRDLKWGTPVPLDGFRDKVFYVWFDAPIGYLSITANYTDQWERWWKNPQQVELYNFMAKDNVPFHSVVFPCSLLGADDNYTLVNHLIATEYLNYEDGKFSKSRGVGVFGDMAKDTGIPADIWRFYLLYLRPEGQDSAFSWSDLMLKNNSELLNNLGNFINRAGMFVCKFFGGTVPAMVLTPDDKRLLARVTLELRQYHQLLEKVRIRDALRCILSISRHGNQYIQVNEPWKRIKGDEEDRRRAGTVTGVAVNMASLLAVMAQPYMPGVSAAIQAQLCIPPDCFVLGHDFTCTLPAGHRVGTVSPLFQKLEHDQVEALRKRFGGGQPEDLTLVPQAKLIPPTSGSHPAPALGTPLAPSDPQLIQELVEQVAKQGNHVRQLKASKAEKVLVDTEVAKLLELKKQLALAEGKSPEVPVPKGKRKK from the exons AGCAGCCGCTCTCCCCGCTGTGCCCCCCGTGGGTGCCCACCCTGGAGCTGGACAGTGGCACCGTCCTCTTCTCCCCCAACGCCATCTGCCA GTACTTCTTCCTGGCGAGCGGAGAGGAGCCGACCGACCTCACGAACCAGTGGCTTGAATGGGAAGCCACCGAGCTGCAG CCTGCTGTCTTGGCGGCCTTGTACGCCCAGCTGGtgcaagagaaaaagggagTGGAGGCGGTGGCGGCCCTGGGGAAGTCGCTGACCTACATCGACCATAGCCTGTCCAGGAAAGGCACTGCCTACCTCGCTGGG GATGCCAAGTCTGTTGCTGACGTGGTTGTGTGGGGCGCCCTGTTCCCTGTCCTGCAGGATGACTCCAGGCTGCCAG ATGAGCTCAAGGCGCTGAGGACGTGGTTCCAGAGCATGAGCCTCTCGGAGGCCTGCAGGAAAGCTGCCGACTCGGTGCTGGTGCCCAAGGGGCTGCTGGAGTTCAAGTCCTACCTACAGAAACAGCCTCCACCCTGCCTGGCCATGGAGAGACCCACCAGTAACGAGCCCGAG GAGGAAGAAGCTTCTGAGCGTGCCctgacagaggaagaaatcaCAGCCGCTgcggacgcctgggcccgcggcgctgcggcaCTGCCCAAGCCTTGGCAGCCTCAGAAACCTGT GCTGCCCGTGGAGGGCATGAGGAACATCCTGATCACCAGTGCCCTGCCCTACGTGAACAACGTGCCCCACCTCGGCAACATCATCGGCTGCGTCCTCAGTGCCGACGTGTTTGCCAG GTACTGCCGCCTGCGCAACTGGAACACGCTGTACGTGTGCGGCACGGATGAGTACGGCACGGCCACGGAGACCAAGGCGATGGAAGAGGGGCTGACGCCCCAGGAGATCTGCGACAAGTACAACGCCATCCACACTGACATCTACCGCTGGTTCAACATCTCCTTCGACTACTTTGGCCGCACCACCACGCCGCAGCAGACCAC GATTGCCCAGGACATTTTCCAGCGCCTGCTGGCACGTGGTTTCCTGGTGCAGGACACTATGGAGCAGCTGCGGTGTGAGGGGTGCCAGCGGTTCCTGGCCGACCGCTTTGTGGAGGGCATCTGCCCTTACTGCAGCTATGAGGAGGCCCGGGGGGACCAGTGTGACAAATGCGGCAAACTCATCAATGCCGTGGAGCTAAAG AGGCCACAGTGCAAGCTCTGCAGGGGTATCCCCGTGGTGAGACCCACGCAGCACCTCTTCCTGGACCTGCCCAAG CTGGAGGAGCGGCTGGAGCTGTGGCTGGAGCAGTCCTGGACCAAGGGGGACTGGACTCCCAACGCTCGCTACATCACCCGCTCCTGGATTCGAGACGGGCTGAAGCCCCGCTGTATCACCCGCGACCTCAAGTGGGGCACGCCTGTGCCCCTGGATGGCTTCCGTGACAAG GTGTTTTACGTATGGTTCGACGCTCCCATCGGCTACTTGTCCATCACGGCCAACTACACTGACCAGTGGGAGCGGTGGTGGAAGAACCCGCAGCAG GTTGAGCTGTACAACTTCATGGCCAAGGACAACGTCCCGTTCCACAGCGTTGTCTTCCCCTGCTCGCTCCTGGGGGCTGATGACAACTACACCCTGGTGAACCACCTCATCGCCACAG AGTACTTGAACTATGAGGATGGGAAGTTCTCCAAGAGCCGGGGTGTGGGGGTGTTTGGGGACATGGCCAAGGACACGGGCATCCCTGCGGACATCTGGCGCTTCTACCTGCTGTACCTGCGGCCCGAGGGGCAGGACAGCGCCTTCTCCTGGAGCGACCTCATGCTCAAGAACAACTCGGAGCTGCTGAACAACCTGGGCAACTTCATCAACAG AGCCGGGATGTTCGTGTGCAAGTTCTTTGGCGGCACAGTCCCCGCCATGGTCCTGACGCCGGACGACAAGCGCCTCTTGGCCCGCGTCACCCTGGAGCTGCGCCAGTACCAccagctgctggagaaagtcCG CATCCGCGACGCCCTCCGATGCATCCTCAGCATCTCCCGCCACGGCAATCAGTACATCCAGGTGAACGAGCCCTGGAAGCGGATCAAGGGAGATGAAGAGGACAG GCGGCGCGCGGGCACGGTGACGGGCGTGGCGGTGAACATGGCCTCCCTGCTGGCCGTCATGGCGCAGCCCTACATGCCCGGCGTCAGCGCGGCCATCCAGGCGCAGCTCTGCATCCCGCCTGACTGCTTCGTCCTGGGTCACGACTTCACCTGCACCCTGCCTGCTGGGCACCGCGTGGGCACg gtGAGCCCCCTTTTCCAGAAGCTGGAGCATGACCAGGTTGAAGCCCTGCGCAAGCGCTTTGGGGGAGGGCAG ccTGAAGACCTCACTCTAGTGCCCCAG GCCAAACTGATCCCCCCTACCTCAGGGTCCCATCCAGCTCCAGCCTTAGGGACTCCCCTAGCTCCAAGTGACCCCCAGCTGATCCAGGAGCTGGTGGAGCAGGTGGCCAAGCAG GGCAACCACGTGCGGCAGCTGAAGGCCAGCAAGGCGGAGAAGGTGCTGGTGGACACAGAGGTGGCCAAACTGCTGGAGCTGAAGAAGCAGCTGGCACTGGCTGAAGGCAAGAGCCCCGAAGTCCCTGTGCCCAAGGGGAAGCGGAAGAAGTAG